In a genomic window of Helianthus annuus cultivar XRQ/B chromosome 10, HanXRQr2.0-SUNRISE, whole genome shotgun sequence:
- the LOC110883645 gene encoding probable glycosyltransferase At5g11130 has protein sequence MIKTFKIWTYKEGETPLMHNGPMRYLYSIEGDFIEEMERNGNPMVARDPDEAHAFFIPISITNIVYYLYKPNEAFGFRERVQAIVEDYIGVIAQRYPYWNRSNGADHFFVSCHDWAPWVSLGNPKLFKNFIRVLCNANTSEGFIPIRDVSMTEINGPADNIPTASSGQPPYNRSILAFFSGGKHGFIRERLFQYWGNKEDDGIQVFSYLPKGQNYTKLLSQSKYCLCPSGYEVASTRATEAIYTGCVPVLIKDHYALPYSDVLDWSQFSIQVPVDKIPEIKRILQEIPFSKYLEMQKKVLEVQRHFMVNLPAKHFDVLHMILHSVWLRRLNVQLNSFV, from the exons ATGATAAAGACATTCAAAATATGGACTTATAAGGAAGGAGAAACCCCCTTGATGCATAATGGTCCAATGAGATATCTATACAGTATCGAGGGCGACTTCATCGAAGAGATGGAGAGAAATGGAAATCCTATGGTGGCTAGAGATCCGGATGAAGCGCATGCCTTCTTTATTCCCATAAGCATAACAAACATAGTTTACTACCTTTACAAGCCAAATGAAGCCTTCGGTTTTCGAGAAAGGGTGCAAGCAATAGTCGAAGACTACATTGGTGTCATCGCACAGAGATATCCTTATTGGAATCGTAGCAATGGAGCCGATCATTTCTTTGTATCATGTCATGATTGG GCGCCATGGGTTTCTTTAGGAAATCCTAAGCTGTTTAAAAACTTCATAAGAGTGCTTTGCAATGCCAATACCTCCGAAGGTTTCATTCCAATCCGCGACGTGTCCATGACTGAGATTAACGGACCAGCAGATAATATCCCAACTGCAAGTAGTGGTCAACCACCTTACAATCGATCAATTCTCGCATTTTTCTCAGGTGGAAAACATGGGTTTATTCGTGAAAGATTATTTCAATATTGGGGTAACAAAGAAGACGATGGTATTCAAGTCTTTAGTTACCTTCCCAAGGGTCAAAACTACACCAAGTTATTAAGCCAAAGTAAATATTGTCTATGCCCTAGTGGTTACGAAGTTGCAAGCACTAGGGCGACCGAAGCAATCTACACGGGATGTGTTCCCGTACTGATCAAGGATCATTATGCTCTACCATATAGTGATGTGTTGGATTGGAGTCAGTTTTCCATACAAGTACCAGTAGATAAGATTCCAGAAATCAAAAGAATCTTGCAAGAGATACCTTTTTCAAAGTATTTGGAAATGCAAAAAAAGGTACTTGAGGTGCAACGACACTTTATGGTTAACCTTCCAGCCAAACACTTTGATGTCCTCCACATGATTCTTCATTCTGTGTGGCTAAGAAGACTTAATGTTCAATTGAATTCATTTGTATGA